A genomic segment from Streptomyces antibioticus encodes:
- a CDS encoding FHA domain-containing protein, which yields MLELTMATVSGAEEGATAGMLMADAPSDPGAVLRVGRDKSVCRLVTPEDWLFVSRVHLEFLCGPEGAWQVTWLQGSQAEPSSEVRLVSGAYAQPLTYGGTVTLPRGGSGEIIVLDRTGPRSVNVGFYHEA from the coding sequence GTGCTCGAACTCACCATGGCCACCGTCTCGGGGGCGGAAGAGGGTGCCACGGCAGGCATGCTCATGGCCGATGCGCCGAGCGACCCGGGCGCCGTGCTGCGGGTGGGCCGGGACAAGTCCGTGTGCCGCCTGGTGACGCCCGAGGACTGGCTGTTCGTCTCCCGGGTGCACCTGGAGTTCCTGTGCGGCCCCGAGGGCGCCTGGCAGGTCACCTGGCTCCAGGGCTCCCAGGCCGAGCCCTCCTCCGAGGTCCGGCTGGTCTCCGGGGCGTACGCCCAGCCGCTCACCTACGGCGGGACGGTGACGCTGCCGCGCGGCGGCTCCGGCGAGATCATCGTCCTCGACCGCACCGGGCCGCGCAGCGTCAACGTGGGCTTCTACCACGAGGCGTAG
- a CDS encoding O-methyltransferase: MSESQVWEAVDAYFTAHLAPDDAVTDAALHDSDAAGLPRISVTANQGKLLQLLAEIQGARTILEIGTLGGYSTIWLARALPADGRLVSLEYDPRHAEVAVRNIARAGLDKLVEVRVGAALDSLPLLADENPPPFDLVFIDADKANNAHYLEWALRLTSTGSLIVVDNVVRGGRVVDADSTDGDVRGTRAALELIGSHPRLSGTAVQTVGTKGYDGFALARVLA; encoded by the coding sequence ATGAGCGAGTCGCAGGTCTGGGAGGCCGTAGACGCCTATTTCACGGCCCACCTCGCCCCGGACGACGCGGTGACGGACGCCGCGCTGCACGACAGCGACGCCGCCGGGCTCCCCCGGATCAGCGTCACGGCGAACCAGGGCAAGCTGCTCCAGCTCCTCGCCGAGATCCAGGGCGCGCGGACGATCCTGGAGATCGGCACCCTCGGCGGCTACAGCACCATCTGGCTGGCCCGCGCCCTGCCCGCCGACGGCCGGCTGGTCTCGCTGGAGTACGACCCGCGGCACGCGGAGGTCGCCGTGCGCAACATCGCGCGCGCGGGTCTCGACAAGCTGGTGGAGGTGCGGGTCGGCGCCGCGCTGGACTCGCTGCCCCTGCTGGCCGACGAGAACCCGCCGCCGTTCGACCTGGTCTTCATCGACGCCGACAAGGCCAACAACGCGCACTACCTGGAGTGGGCGCTCAGACTCACCAGCACAGGCAGCCTGATCGTCGTGGACAACGTCGTCCGGGGCGGCCGGGTCGTCGACGCCGACAGCACCGACGGGGACGTGCGCGGCACCCGGGCCGCGCTCGAACTCATCGGCTCGCACCCCAGACTCAGCGGCACCGCCGTCCAGACCGTGGGCACCAAGGGCTACGACGGTTTCGCGCTGGCACGCGTCCTGGCGTAG